The Siniperca chuatsi isolate FFG_IHB_CAS linkage group LG12, ASM2008510v1, whole genome shotgun sequence genome has a segment encoding these proteins:
- the pla1a gene encoding phospholipase A1 member A isoform X1: protein MPWEHKMIFLCVLTVYITSLVVGVDERQEDEECADLNNTTWLEYRQQRVKLQVQYLLLTRRNVDCAQTFNQESLTTAQQPSYFNISRPTKVIIHGYRALGSKPSWVKELALALLRVQDVNVLVVDWVYSASFAYNLVVENYKEVAVQISVIINQLQKHGCKLESFHFIGVSLGAHVAGFVGTLFEGKIGRITALDPAGPMFKGADSSDRLDPSDALFVDAIHTDTDYFGISIPVGHVDFFLNGGKDQTGCSRSRFASILVYFPVYGYVICDHMRALHVYMSALNGSCPLMGIPCFSYEDFLKGRCVDCGVFRGTCPTIGLTENDGIAISPIPKEQKLFLLTTSSPPFCTHHILLELEVSPLDKSAEVAVTLRTENLGTEQRLSLQTATTVYRTMLAHPVALCEIDSIELKNTGARFYRQGDIHIKSVCLSDVPSLRREEPLCVNNIDVRRGAPWSHDFVQVCGLI from the exons ATGCCTTGGGAACACAAAATGATCTTCCTCTGTGTTTTGACTGTCTACATCACATCACTGGTGGTGG GTGTAGATGAAAGGCAGGAGGATGAGGAGTGTGCCGACCTCAACAACACCACCTGGCTGGAGTACCGGCAGCAGAGAGTCAAGCTGCAGGTTCAGTACCTGCTGCTGACAAGGAGAAACGTGGACTGTGCACAAACGTTCAACCAGGAGTCTCTCACTACCGCACAGCAGCCCTCCTACTTCAACATCTCCCGCCCAACCAAGGTCATCATCCACGGgtacag GGCTCTGGGCAGTAAGCCGTCATGGGTGAAGGAGCTGGCCCTGGCCCTGCTCAGGGTGCAGGATGTGAACGTGCTGGTGGTGGACTGGGTCTACAGCGCCTCCTTCGCATACAACCTGGTGGTGGAGAATTACAAGGAGGTGGCTGTGcagatctctgtcatcatcAACCAGCTGCAG AAACATGGATGCAAACTAGAGTCCTTCCACTTCATCGGGGTCAGTCTTGGGGCGCATGTCGCTGGTTTCGTGGGGACTCTGTTTGAGGGGAAGATAGGAAGAATCACAG CCCTCGACCCTGCGGGACCCATGTTTAAAGGCGCTGACTCCTCTGACCGGCTGGACCCCTCTGACGCTCTGTTTGTTGATGCCatccacacagacactgact ATTTTGGCATTTCCATCCCTGTCGGTCATGTGGACTTCTTTCTGAACGGAGGAAAGGACCAGACTGGATGTTCCCGCTCCAGGTTTGCTTCAA TTCTGGTCTACTTTCCAGTGTATGGCTATGTGATATGCGACCACATGAGGGCGCTGCATGTCTACATGAGCGCGCTGAACGGCTCATGCCCTTTAATGGGGATCCCATGCTTCAGCTATGAGGACTTCCTGAAGGGACGCTGTGTGGACTGTGGCGTCTTCAGGGGGACATGTCCAACTATAG gtttaACAGAAAACGATGGGATAGCCATATCTCCAATTCCCAAAGAGCAGAAGCTATTCCTCCTCACTACGTCTTCACCACCTTTTTGCA CTCATCACAtcctgctggagctggaggTTTCTCCCCTGGATAAGAGTGCTGAGGTGGCGGTGACACTGAGGACTGAAAACCTGGGGACAGAGCAGAGGCTCAGTCT tCAGACGGCTACAACAGTGTACAGGACAATGTTGGCTCACCCTGTGGCTCTGTGTGAGATCGACTCCATTGAGCTGAAGAACACCGGAGCTCGCTTCTATAGACAGGGAGACATCCACAtcaagtctgtctgtctctctgacgtCCCCTCTCTCAG gCGAGAGGAGCCGCTGTGTGTGAACAACATCGATGTCAGACGAGGAGCTCCGTGGTCACATGACTTTGTGCAGGTGTGTGGCCTCATCTAA
- the hsd3b1 gene encoding hydroxy-delta-5-steroid dehydrogenase, 3 beta- and steroid delta-isomerase 1: MSLRGDVCVVTGACGFLGKRLVRLLLEEEKMAEIRLLDKHVQPQLLQSLEDCRGDTKLSVFEGDIRDSDFLRKTCRGASIVFHIASIIDVIDSVEYSELYGVNVKGTQLLLEACIQENVVSFIYTSTIEVMGPNPKGDPIINGNEDTVYDCALKFAYSKTKREAEERTLQAHSEVLQNGGRLATCALRPMYIYGEGCRFLLGHMGDGIRNKDVLFRMSLPEARVNPVYVGNVAVAHLQAARSLKDPQKRNAIGGKFYFISDDTPPVSYSDFNHVMMSPLGFNIQEKLLLPLRLLYVVCFILEILCMMLRPFVRIVPPMNQQLITMLNTPFSFSYQKAKMDLGYTPRYTWEEARKRTIEWLASQLPNERERIRAK; encoded by the exons ATGTCTCTGAgaggtgatgtgtgtgtggtgacgGGAGCCTGTGGATTCCTGGGAAAGAGGCTGGTGAGGCTGCTGCtagaggaagagaaaatggcTGAGATTCGGCTGCTGGACAAACACGTACAGCCCCAACTTTTACAATCTCTGGAGG actgtaGAGGCGACACAAAGTTGAGTGTGTTCGAGGGGGACATCAGAGACAGTGATTTCCTGAGAAAAACCTGTCGAGGTGCATCAATCGTCTTCCACATCGCATCCATCATTGACGTTATTGATTCGGTGGAGTACAGTGAGCTATATGGGGTCAATGTCAAAG GAACGCAGCTGCTTCTGGAGGCATGTATTCAAGAGAACGTGGTGTCCTTCATCTACACCAGCACCATCGAGGTGATGGGACCAAACCCCAAGGGTGACCCCATAATCAACGGCAATGAGGACACAGTTTACGACTGTGCTCTGAAGTTTGCCTACAGCAAGACCAAAAGGGAGGCTGAGGAGAGAACCCTGCAGGCCCACAGCGAGGTGCTTCAAAATGGAGGCCGACTGGCCACCTGCGCCCTCAGACCTATGTACATCTATGGGGAGGGCTGCCGATTCCTGCTGGGCCATATGGGTGACGGTATACGAAACAAGGACGTTCTCTTTCGTATGTCTCTACCAGAGGCCCGAGTGAATCCTGTCTATGTGGGCAACGTGGCTGTGGCCCACCTCCAAGCAGCCCGCAGCCTCAAAGATccacaaaaaagaaatgctaTTGGAGGAAAGTTTTACTTCATTTCTGATGACACACCACCTGTGAGTTACTcagacttcaaccatgtcatgATGTCACCTCTGGGCTTCAACATTCAGGAGAAACTCCTGCTGCCGCTCCGCCTTCTCTATGTGGTCTGTTTCATATTGGAGATTCTGTGCATGATGCTCCGACCTTTCGTGCGCATCGTCCCGCCGATGAACCAGCAGCTCATCACCATGTTGAACACGCCGTTCAGCTTCTCGTATCAGAAGGCTAAGATGGATCTGGGATACACCCCCAGGTATACCTGGGAGGAAGCACGCAAACGCACCATTGAATGGCTCGCCTCACAATTGccaaatgagagagaaagaataagaGCAAAATAA
- the pla1a gene encoding phospholipase A1 member A isoform X2, whose product MPWEHKMIFLCVLTVYITSLVVGVDERQEDEECADLNNTTWLEYRQQRVKLQVQYLLLTRRNVDCAQTFNQESLTTAQQPSYFNISRPTKVIIHGYRALGSKPSWVKELALALLRVQDVNVLVVDWVYSASFAYNLVVENYKEVAVQISVIINQLQKHGCKLESFHFIGVSLGAHVAGFVGTLFEGKIGRITALDPAGPMFKGADSSDRLDPSDALFVDAIHTDTDYFGISIPVGHVDFFLNGGKDQTGCSRSRFASMYGYVICDHMRALHVYMSALNGSCPLMGIPCFSYEDFLKGRCVDCGVFRGTCPTIGLTENDGIAISPIPKEQKLFLLTTSSPPFCTHHILLELEVSPLDKSAEVAVTLRTENLGTEQRLSLQTATTVYRTMLAHPVALCEIDSIELKNTGARFYRQGDIHIKSVCLSDVPSLRREEPLCVNNIDVRRGAPWSHDFVQVCGLI is encoded by the exons ATGCCTTGGGAACACAAAATGATCTTCCTCTGTGTTTTGACTGTCTACATCACATCACTGGTGGTGG GTGTAGATGAAAGGCAGGAGGATGAGGAGTGTGCCGACCTCAACAACACCACCTGGCTGGAGTACCGGCAGCAGAGAGTCAAGCTGCAGGTTCAGTACCTGCTGCTGACAAGGAGAAACGTGGACTGTGCACAAACGTTCAACCAGGAGTCTCTCACTACCGCACAGCAGCCCTCCTACTTCAACATCTCCCGCCCAACCAAGGTCATCATCCACGGgtacag GGCTCTGGGCAGTAAGCCGTCATGGGTGAAGGAGCTGGCCCTGGCCCTGCTCAGGGTGCAGGATGTGAACGTGCTGGTGGTGGACTGGGTCTACAGCGCCTCCTTCGCATACAACCTGGTGGTGGAGAATTACAAGGAGGTGGCTGTGcagatctctgtcatcatcAACCAGCTGCAG AAACATGGATGCAAACTAGAGTCCTTCCACTTCATCGGGGTCAGTCTTGGGGCGCATGTCGCTGGTTTCGTGGGGACTCTGTTTGAGGGGAAGATAGGAAGAATCACAG CCCTCGACCCTGCGGGACCCATGTTTAAAGGCGCTGACTCCTCTGACCGGCTGGACCCCTCTGACGCTCTGTTTGTTGATGCCatccacacagacactgact ATTTTGGCATTTCCATCCCTGTCGGTCATGTGGACTTCTTTCTGAACGGAGGAAAGGACCAGACTGGATGTTCCCGCTCCAGGTTTGCTTCAA TGTATGGCTATGTGATATGCGACCACATGAGGGCGCTGCATGTCTACATGAGCGCGCTGAACGGCTCATGCCCTTTAATGGGGATCCCATGCTTCAGCTATGAGGACTTCCTGAAGGGACGCTGTGTGGACTGTGGCGTCTTCAGGGGGACATGTCCAACTATAG gtttaACAGAAAACGATGGGATAGCCATATCTCCAATTCCCAAAGAGCAGAAGCTATTCCTCCTCACTACGTCTTCACCACCTTTTTGCA CTCATCACAtcctgctggagctggaggTTTCTCCCCTGGATAAGAGTGCTGAGGTGGCGGTGACACTGAGGACTGAAAACCTGGGGACAGAGCAGAGGCTCAGTCT tCAGACGGCTACAACAGTGTACAGGACAATGTTGGCTCACCCTGTGGCTCTGTGTGAGATCGACTCCATTGAGCTGAAGAACACCGGAGCTCGCTTCTATAGACAGGGAGACATCCACAtcaagtctgtctgtctctctgacgtCCCCTCTCTCAG gCGAGAGGAGCCGCTGTGTGTGAACAACATCGATGTCAGACGAGGAGCTCCGTGGTCACATGACTTTGTGCAGGTGTGTGGCCTCATCTAA
- the si:rp71-68n21.9 gene encoding kelch-like protein 9: MGGNGDDSGPGRLSRRFSRLGSRHQSRDPPRPPVQPERPPALPVHQDGMPSPPAPAPSPAPAQALAPLPQPMKIPPKRPDKATKPKIPSRPLSKVFSSPEHGAAVLQGFDTFRADETLCDVILVPGDSKETFPVHRVIMASSSDYFKAMFTGGMREQEMREIKLHGVTKLGLKNIIEFIYTSKVTLNMGNLQDTLEAANFLQVMPVLNFCNQLLSSELTIENCVEVEHIATDLLLEDVQLNIGEFVSQNLSALVECGRYLHLSVTSMANALSSNSLEGFSELELYHIARGWLDYDHPNRRSSVYALMRHIRFPLMSPNELIQISQDDEEGGDSMMRSETACVNLLLEASNYQMMPFMQPALQTERTQIRSEATHILALGGVMRQQLVVSRELRLYDEKTSHWRALKPMEVPRYQHGVALLGGFLFIVGGQSTYDTKGKTAIDSAYRYDPRFDKWLQIASLNEKRTFFHLSTLKGKLFAVGGRNASGEIDTVECYNLKKNEWTFVTNMMEPHYGHAGTVHGDLMYISGGITRDTFQKELWCYDPVDDTWSRRADMMELRGLHCMCTVGDRLFVMGGNHFRGSSDYDDVLGCEYYSPETDQWTVVAPMPRGQSDVGVTVFNGQIYVVGGYSWNSRCMVDIVQRYDPEQDVWDRVFNVLEPLGGIRACTMTVHLPEGSVDEAQIQECPLSTAKS; this comes from the exons ATGGG GGGAAATGGAGACGACAGCGGGCCAGGGAGGCTGAGCCGCAGATTTTCTCGCCTGGGCAGCAGGCATCAGTCCAGGGATCCTCCAAGACCCCCAGTTCAGCCAGAAAGACCTCCTGCTCTGCCTGTTCACCAAG ATGGCATGCCCTCTCCACCAGCCCCTGctccttctccagctccagctcagGCTCTGGCTCCTCTCCCCCAACCCATGAAAATACCACCTAAACGCCCAGACAAAGCCACAAAGCCCAAAATTCCCTCTCGGCCGCTGTCCAAGGTGTTCAGTAGCCCTGAACATGGAGCAGCTGTGTTGCAG GGCTTTGATACTTTTCGGGCAGATGAGACTCTCTGTGATGTCATCTTAGTTCCTGGGGACAGCAAGGAAACTTTCCCAGTCCACAGAGTCATCATGGCGTCATCCAGTGACTATTTCAAGGCTATGTTCACAG GAGGCATGAGGGAGCAGGAAATGAGAGAGATAAAGCTGCATGGGGTCACTAAGCTGGGTTTAAAGAACATTATAGAattcatttacacatccaaagTCACCCTCAACATGGGTAATCTTCAGGACACACTGGAGGCTGCAAACTTCTTGCAGGTCATGCCTGTCCTGAACTTCTGTAATCAGCTTCTGAGCAGTGAG CTCACTATTGAGAACTGTGTGGAGGTTGAGCACATCGCCACAGACTTGCTTCTGGAGGACGTTCAGCTGAATATAG GCGAGTTTGTGAGCCAGAACCTCTCAGCGTTGGTGGAGTGTGGTCGCTACCTCCACCTCTCTGTAACCAGCATGGCCAACGCTCTGTCCAGCAACTCCCTGGAGGGTTTCTCTGAGTTGGAGCTCTACCACATCGCCAGAGGATGGCTGGACTACGACCACCCCAATCGCCGCTCCTCTGTCTATGCCTTGATGCGCCATATTCGCTTCCCACTGATGAGCCCCAATGAGCTGATTCAGATCTCCCAGGATGATGAAGAGGGAGGAGACTCCATGATGCGCTCTGAGACGGCCTGTGTGAACCTTCTGCTGGAGGCCAGCAACTACCAGATGATGCCTTTCATGCAGCCTGCTCTGCAAACTGAGCGGACACAAATACGCTCAGAGGCCACCCACATTCTGGCACTGGGTGGTGTGATGCGACAGCAGCTGGTGGTGAGCCGGGAGCTGAGGCTGTATGATGAAAAGACCAGCCATTGGAGGGCCCTGAAGCCCATGGAGGTGCCGCGTTACCAGCATGGTGTGGCTCTTCTAGGCGGCTTCCTCTTTATTGTTGGAG GCCAGAGTACTTATGACACCAAGGGTAAGACGGCCATAGACAGTGCCTACCGCTACGACCCGCGCTTCGACAAGTGGCTTCAGATTGCTTCACTCAATGAGAAGAGGACTTTCTTCCACCTGAGCACTCTGAAGGGGAAACTGTTTGCAGTCGGAGGAAGGAATGCCTCAGGAGAGATTG ACACGGTGGAGTGCTACAACCTGAAGAAAAATGAGTGGACATTTGTGACCAATATGATGGAGCCTCACTATGGACATGCTGGAACAGTTCATGGTGACCTCATGTACATCTCAG GTGGCATCACCCGTGACACGTTCCAGAAGGAGCTTTGGTGTTACGATCCTGTCGATGACACATGGAGTCGACGAGCCGACATGATGGAGCTCCGTGGCCTGCACTGCATGTGCACCGTGGGAGACAGACTCTTTGTCATGGGCGGGAATCACTTCCGAGGGAGCAGCGACTACGACGACGTCCTGGGCTGCGAATACTACAGCCCAGAGACAGACCAATGGACAGTGGTGGCGCCAATGCCAAGGGGCCAGAGCGACGTTGGTGTGACAGTGTTTAACGGGCAGATCTACGTGGTGGGAGGGTATTCCTGGAACAGCAGATGCATGGTTGACATTGTGCAGCGGTATGATCCAGAGCAGGACGTGTGGGACAGGGTGTTCAACGTGCTGGAGCCTCTGGGGGGGATTCGTGCCTGTACGATGACAGTTCATCTACCGGAGGGTTCAGTGGATGAGGCTCAGATACAAGAGTGTCCACTGTCCACAGCTAAAAGCTGA